From a region of the Aeoliella mucimassa genome:
- the hydA gene encoding dihydropyrimidinase, producing MALLIKNGRIVTATDDYVADILCDEGKIAAIGHDLTAPAGDEVFDATGQFVFPGFIDPHVHIYMEFMGTFAKDDYDSASRAALVGGTTTLIEMCCPSRQEDPLEAFDLWMSKAEGISSCDYTFHMGVTRFDDTTEAKLRTIVDRGITSFKVFLAYKDFFGVNDTELFRTLKLAKELGVVVTAHCENETLIAERQQLLLAEGKTGPEWHEPSRPVQVEAEGVHHLMSFAEATGASVYVVHTSNQPAIEAAMAARARGVDVMLETVIPYLTLDNTYAEQGDFEGAKFVMSPPIRSREHQDYLWNALASGVVSTVATDHAPFDFSAQKEMGRGDFTKIPNGLPSIEDRVNLLYTYGVKRGRIDLHRFVDAASTQAAKRFGLFPRKGTIALGADADLVVYDPTYQGHITVANQQMAADYNPHEGWEIEGRPSLVTVRGEVQVRDGVFEGEAGRGEFLARTLPSTIH from the coding sequence ATGGCATTGCTGATCAAAAATGGCCGTATTGTGACGGCGACCGACGACTATGTGGCTGATATCCTGTGCGACGAGGGCAAAATTGCCGCCATCGGGCACGACCTGACCGCGCCGGCCGGCGACGAGGTGTTCGACGCCACGGGACAGTTCGTGTTTCCCGGATTCATCGATCCGCATGTCCATATCTATATGGAGTTCATGGGTACCTTTGCCAAGGACGATTACGACTCGGCCAGCCGGGCGGCGTTGGTGGGGGGAACCACCACGCTGATCGAAATGTGCTGCCCGAGCCGGCAGGAGGATCCGCTTGAGGCCTTCGACTTGTGGATGAGCAAGGCCGAGGGCATTTCGTCGTGCGACTATACCTTCCACATGGGAGTCACCCGCTTCGACGATACCACAGAAGCCAAGCTGCGAACGATCGTCGACCGCGGAATCACCAGTTTCAAGGTGTTCTTGGCCTACAAAGACTTCTTTGGTGTGAACGACACCGAATTGTTCCGCACGCTGAAACTGGCTAAGGAGCTTGGGGTGGTGGTCACCGCCCACTGCGAAAACGAAACCCTGATCGCCGAGCGGCAGCAGCTGCTGCTTGCCGAGGGCAAGACGGGCCCTGAATGGCACGAGCCTTCGCGGCCTGTGCAAGTGGAGGCCGAAGGCGTCCATCACCTGATGTCGTTTGCCGAGGCTACCGGTGCTTCGGTCTACGTGGTGCATACGAGCAACCAACCTGCGATCGAAGCTGCCATGGCCGCCCGGGCGCGCGGTGTTGACGTGATGTTAGAGACCGTGATTCCCTATCTGACGCTCGACAACACGTACGCCGAGCAAGGTGATTTCGAAGGGGCGAAGTTCGTGATGTCGCCACCGATTCGGAGTCGCGAACATCAGGACTACCTATGGAATGCACTGGCTTCGGGCGTCGTCAGCACGGTTGCTACCGATCACGCACCATTCGATTTTTCCGCACAAAAAGAGATGGGCCGTGGCGACTTCACCAAGATACCGAACGGATTGCCTTCGATCGAAGATCGCGTCAACTTGCTCTACACCTACGGCGTGAAGCGAGGTCGTATCGACCTACATCGCTTCGTCGACGCCGCTAGTACTCAGGCTGCGAAGCGTTTTGGGTTGTTCCCTCGCAAGGGGACGATCGCCTTGGGAGCCGATGCCGACTTGGTGGTTTACGACCCCACGTATCAAGGGCACATCACCGTGGCCAATCAGCAGATGGCGGCCGATTATAATCCCCACGAAGGTTGGGAGATTGAAGGCCGCCCGAGCCTGGTCACCGTGCGTGGCGAGGTGCAAGTACGCGACGGTGTCTTTGAAGGCGAAGCCGGTCGGGGCGAGTTCCTGGCACGCACGCTTCCCTCGACGATTCATTAA